The stretch of DNA tgaacattacctgaagctcctgacccgtatctatatgattgtaggcattgcactgctgccacacaattggctgattagataatcacgtgaataagtaggtgtaataaagtaataatgttcctaataaagtgctcggtgagttcACGTAACTGATAAGCCCTGTCTGCCTCACTATAAGCCTGATGAAAGCAGCGCAGTGATAAACCTGTCCATCCACTTTGAAGACATAAACAATGTTTTCAGAATAATAGCGCCAACTCAGCCAAGGTGGGTCTGAGGTCGAGGCATCCGTTCAGACAGGTGAATCACACATAAGCTGTAAATCACAGGGAGGTGTCAAGTATGGCATACGTCCATGAGCCATCTTCTGAGAACGGGGCTATGCTGCATTGTCCCTGGAGTGTGCACTGCTGTGACTGGAAACACTGCTACCAGACAGTAAGAGAGGTTACTCATGATCTCTCCAGATCCAACCGCATGGGTTCCTAAGCGCAGTGTCCTTGCAATCTGAagcaatatataatattaatttatttccatctcaaatccaaatgccttCAGTATATAGTAAACATGGCGAGTTCCACTCTACTATATACCATACTTATGGAACAGTACTGTAGTTTGCCAAACATAGGCAGAACAAAAAATATGCTGACTGAACAACTGTGGACCAGTAGTTCTCACCTCACTCATCATGAAAGCCTTTGAATGCCTTATTATAGCACATCACTGATACTCCAGCTGTGGGTGATCTTTAATACCCCTACTGGGATGTGGGATGTATTATGGATTTCAGTTCTGCCTCAGAACTCCAACACAACAAATTAGCCCAGCAAAACCTTTCCAACTGTATCTGCCTGTGACTAACTGACAGCGGGTCACAATTTCCTAAGATTGTGTCAGTCATTCACTGTATCAGCCAAACTATCCCACTAGAAGGCGGAACCCCCCAATTCACTGCGGGTGTCTTACCCTGCTCAAACCCCAGTCTGCAGCCGCCAGCAATCcaatgttattttgtgttttggagAGTTCTTGCAAAATTGGCATGTGCAGCTGGACAAACCCATTTAATTGCATGAAAACAGCAAGCATCTTTAGCTTGCTAGTTCACAAACATCAGTTGGAATGTAACTATTGGTTCGTTGGTTGACATTTTGCTTCAGAACaaactacagcagcagcagttcaTTATTGTGAGGTTGTTCAGAGTtgcattatatactgtatgctctgTGGTAGGGTTATTGTTTGTACTAGtacagctcacacacatgcattctctgtaactctagagactgttgtgcatgaaaatcccaggagatcagcagtttctgagatactcaaaccatcctgtcaccctatcattccacggtcaaattcacttagatgacatgtcttccccattctgacatttgatctgaaaaacagctgaacctctggaCCGTGTCTACATGcttgcatgcatttagttgctgccacatgaatggCTGATTAAAAATTTACATTACGAAGCTGATGTACAGATCTACCTGAAAGTGCTCAGAGAGTGAATgtataataaatgcctaataaagtgctcactgagtgtataatcctAAAACTTCTCTGCCATTTTAACATCAATCTTCACATGCAGTTGAACTTTTATGGTCTCAGTACTTCACCTTTCACTGTTATTACACCGAGGAATTACCGTCtaagcaataaaaaaatcatagaACAAAATTTGGTTTCCAGAGGAAATTCACATAATTTATGAAAGAAGTAGGAAACTTGGTTAGTTTCCATGAAGCATTTAAATGACCAAGGACATGCCATTAAATATCTAGTAATTTATGATATAATAATGCTGAATAATGGCACAGCACTttggcctcacagcaagaagatAGAGTCAGGATccctgcaaactccacacagaaagtcaggtcctttctgtgtggagtttgcatatttGCAAGCAACACATTTGAAAGATTATCCCAAAGCTGGTTGATGCTTTCAACAACCaaatagtttaaaaataaagaaaactacATAAAATAATCcattaataaacaaacaagctgGAGATGGGTTTTATGTTTTACTCGAGAAGTGTCACAAAGATTGAAGGAAAAggagattttcagcttttattaaataatatttttaaatatatttttggttcATTATTTAGAAATAGAAACAGCACAACTTTTTACACATggtcccccccatttcagggtgctataatatttgggacaaatggctcgacaggtgtttctgatttgtcaggtgTGTTCCTTAGCTTCCAGTATCTAGTATGACACACATGCTGTGTCACTTGTCTTCATGTTAACTGCAGATAGCAGTGGAATTAATTATGAAGTGTCTCTTATTTGCTCACGTTCAGATACTGTTCAATCATTGGATGGCATTTCTTCCGACAGCAAGAAATGATCTCAAGCATAATGGCAAAGCAACATTGGAGTTTTTCGAAgccaaaaaaaatcattcatatgctgaagaaaaAACTGAAGGCAACTAGCCCCTGAAAGCAAcaagagctgaagatggctgcagtataggcctggcagagcatcacaaGAGACAATACTCAGTATCTGGCGATGTTTATAGGTCATAGACTTCAAGCAGAAATTGCAGGGAAAGGATATAGGACAAAGTACAAAACATGGCTGCATGTATAATGCTTAATGCCATGTATAAAATGGGCAGTAATTTCAAAatggtgaaatcaaaatgtacaaaaatatcctttaataacagctgagaatgtgcacttgaaccacatgtgaattgtttgattacaaatctaaaaatatAGAGAaccaaatcaataaataaagatttctttCTCAccaacattatggagctcagggtatatatacacacacaccccacttaATCCCCATCTTCACTGTGTGTTCCTGCAGTTTACCTCACTTTCTGTATTTTAGTAAACCCTGCTGCACCTCTCAACTTCTCAACTTTAcataaaaaagaggaaaaaagacaggtatctaatttgaaaaatgtgggGAAATATTCCACCTCATATCACGTTCATATCACGTCCCTGAGTGTGGTATTAATCTTAGAGCCGTGTCTTCAGTCTGTTGGGTGGAGAGAAAGGAAAACAGCCCCAAAAGGTTACATCTTGGGTTGTTGACTTTGAAGCGGAGGGGCTCCTATAAGGAATAATACAGTCtctttacatatttatattagtTACACAGTACCAAGGATAAACCCACCAAGATCAGCAAGTTTGTGAAAAAGAGACGCCCCACGCCAAGAAAGGAATATTTGAGGGCTTGGATGGGAATGTAGAAGAATAACAACATACAGAAAAATATGCCTCCGGCATAATGGTAGGCTAAACGGCATGTGCTAAATAATGCACTTGGTTACAAAACAGTATTGCACACAGAGAAGAAATACAGGACAATCTTCTATCAAATACATTCTATTTCAGCGGATCTTTGTGGCCATAACTTGGAGCTGTGGGTTGTTTGTTACTGTAACCCGATACTAATTTAATGAGCACAGCTACAACAGCGAAATAGTTTTGCGCTGCTGCAGAAAACCACGAGGAATCATAGCGAAATGTTGATGAAAGCATCCCTGCCAATGGCTGACTGCTGATTGTTGAATTTTAGCCAAAACCACAGTTCATCCACCTCCCCTCCATAAAGTATGAAATATAAATTTCATAACAACAGCGGTTTACTTGCAGGCACTACTGGAAGAACGCAGGATCTCATTCGCCACAATGAACTCCTAATCCCTTTTTGATAGTAAATAAGAATAACCTCAGACGTGACCCTGGAGATGACAACTGCTGGATGTACAGGTTTTCATCCTGGCAGCTCCCAATATTTTCAGGACTTTTTCCATATAGAATCCAATTGAAGGACACTGCAGAGATGGCCAAATGTGTCTTTCAGACAGCGCCTTTTAATTATTAGCTGGAAATGAGGCGCAGTGCATGATAACTCAGCATATGTTGATGCTCCGCTGCCTTACGAGGGGTTTGTATCAAACGCTGGTGTCAAAGTAGCCCCCTCAAGCTGTTTAGGTTAGTTTTGGGGagtttctgtatctgtatctatgtaaataaataaataaataaataaataagggagGAGGCCTATGCAGTGGCATGAGGACAGATCTTTTATGGTTTTAGAACAACATTTTACTGAAAAAGAACTTGAATAACTTTCCCCATTTTGAACAGCCAAACAAAATCTGGATCAAACAGGTTCTAAACACCTAGCTTTCTCGTTATGCACagtttttcaaaatatattttatattctccGCATGCACTGTTGATGAAACAAATTTGCCATGGAATTGCTCATCTACACTGTTTAGTCAAAGTTTACTTTCATTAAAAGGGAGTTTAACCTCCACCAGGAGGAATCAGATTACTGCTCAACACTCTTGGTTGGCAAGAAGAATATACACAGGAGGGcaataaatatttaactttaCTTAGTATGTCTACTTACTAGACAAATGTTTTTCACAGATAAGAGCGGTCCAATTTTATTCACAGGGGTGGGCCACACAAACTCTTTGCATGGGAAAAGATGGAAGGATTGATGACAAAGAGGAAGTCCAGGCAGAAACATTAAATACCAGAGGCACCACAACCTATGAGCAACACATCTTCACATGGCATCTCAGCCAAATCAAATACCTACATCCACCCCCACCTCTTCTCCTACTTGAAAATAGTCAATTTGTTTCTTCCACCTAATATAGCCAGAGGTCACTGGATTTACTGACTATTAAAAATGGATATTGCTTTTTGGGTTCTTGATATTGCCGTCTTTTTACATATTCTAGCAGAATGGTGCTGTTCAGCCTGTGGCCATTGCAACTATCTGTTCTGTTCAACAGCCCCACCCATATACCATGCAATATGAGTAAGCAAAGCAGACAACTATTGGATCATACAAATTAATGTTCTGGCAATAGTGGCGGCCGGCAAGCCATGAATAATATTGCACAAAATATGAGCAGATTGTCATTTTGGGATTTTTGTGCTATCAGTATTCACACTCTTTATGAAGGTAGAGAAACAGTACTTGTGACATGACAAAGATAAAGCGCTGTGTTTCTGCTTCTAATTCAACATTGTGCAGAACATGATATCAGCACCTTCCTTCATTCCAAGCCTACCAATACATGTTATCAACGAGTGAAAGATGACATTGAACAGCAATGCTACGTACGGGTTTACAAATGTTGCACATAGTAAAAGAATTCAGCCATTGCAGAGATTACACAACTGTTAATGCCAGTTGCAGGTGGAGCCAGTGAGATTCCAACCCTCCACTTAGTCATGGAGTGCTCATTCTGGGCTCTCTCCAGACCTCAGCGTCCTGGCACGCAACCCCATAAACAAGGTGAGCGTACAGAAGGACTGATCATGTCAGCATTCCTGTCTCCACCATTAAACACTGCCAGGAGCGTCTCATGTCCTCTCCTGCAAGTCTATTTCCAGACCTCCCCAGCTTCTCACAGTCTCATGGGGCAACCTTGTCAACAGTGCCCCAGCCATTCTCACAAACAGCCACTCACATGCAAGAACAGCCACTTGTATTTTGACCTTCAATTATAGTGGACTGCACTTAATACTCAGCAGCAGGGGTGATGACTGTATCCCacaggaaattaattaatcatatTATATAGCACATCTGAAGAAAACAATGCATGTAAGATACAAAATGCattccacatgcacacacaaggtACACATTGAGCCGTTGCCGCAGGAAATTGATGGTTCATGCCTTAGTACACTGAAATGTATCCATCACAATCGGTACTCTCTAATTGGAAATTATTAGACAATGGGGAAAGCAGTGCCTCATctgaaacaaatgtgcatagtaacattactgtaacTATTACAACCAAACGAAGATCAAATAGCTCTGAGTGCAACATAACCATATTCACTTGCTTGCTCTGTTCTTCATACCTTCGGCTTTCCATCATTTTGTTGGTGGGCAGTGATAGGTGAGACCATTTTggtacattttggtctcatctatCAATAAACTTTCTTCCAGAACTTTATCTCTGTATTCTATAAGTATTTTTGCAACATTTTGTAGTGTATCCCATGTAATTCTCTCAAAGTCATCTGTGTACAGTGGCTGGTAGGATTTTCACCGCTGCCAAGTGGAAACtgttggtgatgtcactgactgttcTTTTAGGGCTTTTCGTCGCAGATCTTTGGATTTGACTGATAAAATGCAGTTGTCTTCCTTGGCTGACCTGTGTAGTGTTTATTTATGAGTCAGTCCActagtggtttctttctttttcaagagTTTCCAAACTGCTGCACTTGATATACCCAGTTTCAGTTTcttaattaattcatctgtTCCCTCATCTTACAAGAACTCCATTATCACAAAGCAGGCagtattttaattcatttctgaTGAGGTACAATGTgcataataaaattatgaactATTAAATCCATGTTAAGGTCAAATAACTTTGAGTGCAACACTAATTATGCTAGCCTATCTGCTATAGTACTGCCTTGCATTTACAGTGTTCAcatcattaattacattaatttattgGAAAAGCAAggtaaaatattatttacataatacatttttccacAGTGATGCTTTATGTTTATCTGATATGCTATGTGATGCACATGTCACAACAATGTTCAGAAGATACTCAATCCACAATGACCAAGTAACAATCCCCTATTATACAAATTATGGACTACAGGAGAGGATCCAGCTttgagttacagaacagaaacatGCCCTCAGGTTTTAGGTTCATTTCTTTATTGAGAGATGCTGACACCTAGTGTTAGCACCCCAGAAATAACTTCATGCTTCTGAAACTTTGACATGGGTAATTATGAACAGTGATATGATTATCATGTCTCCAGTTATGAACACCCCTGCATGTGCAGAAGGATTTAACTTGacattttttccttcttcttttaAAGTGCCATACTAAACAAGATAATGTATGCCAATTAAAGTGCCATACTATACAAGATAAAATAATTAGTATAGAATTTGTTGAAGCCAGGTGTGGGAAatagtgccctccaaaagtttAGAAACAGTCAAccgaaatgtgttatttttgctatatacaatgggctccaggattattggcaccattaataaataacaaataaatactgtaaactaaaaaataatagttattgacatgagctttatttgtgataaattaatttactttattaatgatttggTGGAATCAACTAAAgactatattttttttttaataaaatatatatttccccaaaagacaggtttcacaattattggaacCCCTggattaatactttgtgcaaacacccctggaaaATATGACAGCGATGAGGCTTTTCCAATAATGTGAAAAAAAGGTGAGAGAGGGATTTTTGTCTGttgggataatatgcacttgcatcctcttcctggcaagttggCAACAATTACATATGCTATGTTAAAGTGAAAGAATTcactttgatttaatttacGATAATTGTTtggagtgccaataattttggcatctgtggttttcagacaaaatgagaTTACAAAAAATATGCATTGTTTTCCCGTAACATAAAATACAGATctttatccatgttgtttattatatgcaacctttttctctatttttattaaggttgccaataattctggagcccactgtaggtcATGCTACAAAAGTTTTTATTGGCCATTAGGTCAGGGAATTCTTGATAGCTCCCAACAGCTCAGAGTAATCAATTGAACTCCACCCATTgaatccccacataggaatagatgcatttgcaatgcatttgatttctctcATTTTGCTTAATACATACAATAATAATGCCTTTCAATGTAATTTGTAGTCATTCGCAGAattacctttacagtcactaACTTCATTTTGCACAGCTGAAAAGGGGGGGGACTCCAGTGGTCCAGTGGTTTCTGTAGAATGgcaatatgcatgcatgtaaataccatgaagTAAAAGCCAgtacttttgtctcatattcCTGTTTCGATCAAAAATTTAAATGCCTTAATTATGATGAAAATTCACTCTTCCATCCCCATATTTTTGGAGGGCACAGTGCATATAATTATTTGTGGATAATCCAGTGTGAACAATAATCTAAGGAGGTTCATTTCAATTACCCACCTGTATGGTTCAGAGTGAAACCACTACTCTAAAACAAGGTGAGGCCAATCAATTACAAATTACAGCCAGTATACATATTAAAATTATATTCAATATCAGAAGCAGCATGTACCGTAATGCAATTCTTTcttccagaaaaaaaatattttagctattatttaatatttttgcaTTAGTCTGAAGTTGCTAAACATTGCATAAACACGGCTCTGGGAACAGGTGAGGATGTTACTTAATCtttaatgtcatgtcatgtgaaATAGAAAATCACAGACAGGGATAAACACAATCTGTCAACCTAGAGCCAGACTTCTGTGCCATCTGTACATTAGAGGCTTGACTTGGCACTGACATTCACCATCTGGGATATTCATAAACAACAATCTTACTCCTGTAACACATTCACAACATAGTTGGGAcaatttaattttttgttttgttaaagtTCTGACATTTACTTCACCTTTATGCTGAGTAACATGCCTTGTAACATGTCATATTTCATCAACCAAAAAGGATATATTGTGAGTCACAGCCCACCAGTGTGTACAACTCCCactcagaaaatgaagaaaactaGACATTCAGAAATGGTTGTTTTACTTATTAGTCCGCTCGATGCAGAATTTAGATCTTATTTCTCTATGTTGCGGTGAAGGCTATTTACAGGGTAGAGAACACAAAACGTTGACTCACCACTAAAGAGGACTAGGCACACAACTGTCCACCAAAGACATTTCTGAGGCTACAAAAATTCACTGCATAGACATCTTTACATCAGTGGCCCACTGATGCACCAGATGATAAAACCTGAATAGTGTGACATCCGAACTGTGCAATAATTACAACACCAACATGTTAATGGACTGGGCTGTGTAAATAGTGGCAGGACATTGCAAAATATGGTCTTCCCAGTGACGGCCCAACGCTGACAGCATTTGTCTAAAATACTTCAGCGAACAAGGTTACCGTCTGTGGGCACACCAGATGGTGCACAACAGTATACttcagggctgtccaaccctgttcctggagatctaccatcctgtaggttttcagttCAACTCTAATTAATTCGGCACACCTTATTCTGCAATTTAGCAGCTCAGCTAGATCTCTAGCTGCTGAAGGTGAGTTTGCTAGAGTCATAGTGAAGACGTACAAGaccgtagatctccaggaagaggATCAGGCAGCCCTGGTATTATTAGGACGTGTCAGAAACAGCCACATAACTACTGTATCATCAAAATACGTAGCCTACCGTCTACTAAACATACTACCTACTTATTTTAATACACAATGATTAAAATAGACAAAGATTTCTCTAAATCTAGTATCGCTATCTTTGTCGCTATCAGtccaatacattttaatgcaagAGGCATCCGACAACCTTACGACACTTCCGCAGTACTGTTGGGAAACAGCATGGAGGATATATCGAACAGTCGTCAGGATGTTTCAGAAATggtacatattttgaggacaaaGTAGTTAGGCTGTTTTGTGGTACAGGTACAGAAAGAAATGTATAGTTCACATCAGGGCTTGCTACTCTATATAAGGTTTGGAATGTTTTGCTTTTGAAAATACATGTCCAGGAACAGCTCTCCAAAACAATCCTCTCTCACCCATTTTGGGTAGAACACAAATTGTAATGCTGGATCAGTCTGTACCAACAAAGGCTAAAATTAGGAAGATATGCGTTAAGAGAAAGCTCAACAAAAAACTCAAGCTTTTGTAAAGTAATCGTCTTTATTTTCCAATTTCGTCTTTTGATTTTTTGTTAATGGACACAGTTTGATGAGCAAGCTTGATGCAAGACTGCTATAGCAGAAGCTTGTCAGTGATACAAatacagatacagtacagtacaccagTCATTCCATCTGCTAATAAACACAACATACATTCAGGAGAAGTAATGTGTACTTTGTCTTCAGTCCTTTACCATATTAAACTGCATCGCCAAATGCAAGCTTTTTCAcctggtaaaaataaaaaaggtacaaaGGGTGCACGCTGTAGTCCACAGTAGATGAAATTCCAGTCTCTCTTCCTCCAACTCGGAAATAATGGTAATGAATCACTTCACAGACTGACTGATCTTGAAGCATCCACTTTCCTCAATTTCTCAAAGAATGTCAAGTTCAGTTGCTTTCACATACAACCAGTAGTGaaactcatctcttcaggaGACTGTGGATTGCTTTAATCTCATCGCTTGTTAGAGGAGAGAGGTTGTAGCCGGTCAGCTCAGGTTTTCCTATGGATGAACAAATACAATTGAAACCTTTAGTTTTCAATGCATTCACATAATTTACAAAGAAAATGTCTTGTCTctttaaaaatcaaaacaaaagcaCTACAGCGAACCACAAAACAGAAAGATGCCAAACTGGTATTTTTGAAACCTTAACATTCAtgaaaacaagagaagagaTTTATTCACTGGATCATGAAACAAACTTTCAAATCATACTTGAATCATGTCAAGTACAATTGCCACAGACCAATACTACTGCATTTCATGTTAATGAGATACACATCATGCAATAAATATAGAATCCCCCAAAAGAACACCATTACTTTCAAAGTAAAAGCTGTTAAAGTTCCCCCCTAACAGGAGTGGCGAGAGTGGAATTGCAATTTCAACAAAAACAGGCCTTACCCTGCAGGTCATTGAGATGATTTACTTTTGCTTTCAAACGTTTACGGAGATCACTTATTTCCCTGTCCAGCTGCTCTTGATCTATCCACATAACAGATCATCATGAGAActtggaaataaatgaatacatttaaaaatccaTTTGCCATTTGTTGTGGTCATTGTTTACCTTTTTGAATCATGTTCTTTGTTGTAGCCTTGGGTAGTTTTATAAACATATTCCCAAAACAAACCTTTACTTTACCTGCAAGATATGTTGGGGAAGCAAAAGGTCAGTAAACATGTGAAATGTAGTCACCAGATAAAATGTACACTTCAAATCACAAGGAATTGCAGGAAAGTGCAGAAACAAGTAAGGAAATTGGAATTTAGCTAGGTCTTGACTGGAGACCAGTttattagttgaatcaggtgtcacCCTTTTGGATAAGACTGGGCACCCTGCCCTGAGCTAGCTGGACAGCTACTTTATATTAACTTAATAAGCAaccatagctagctagccagagAGTACAGCAGGGcttcccaaccctgctcctggagatctgccg from Conger conger chromosome 14, fConCon1.1, whole genome shotgun sequence encodes:
- the pdrg1 gene encoding p53 and DNA damage-regulated protein 1 isoform X1 produces the protein MDDESQHILKYLTEIEVAAEDVLSDKQQMVDLDVKRHRNREALSALRDVSQQSEGKVKVCFGNMFIKLPKATTKNMIQKDQEQLDREISDLRKRLKAKVNHLNDLQGKPELTGYNLSPLTSDEIKAIHSLLKR